In a single window of the Deltaproteobacteria bacterium genome:
- a CDS encoding TIGR02466 family protein, translated as MSEDALKVAQHFPTLIFSLDVPDSENLNAHLLEAIYAERERDRTGVRRSIFPELGSWHSHVKLHKDVTFGGLVQHVDDAAAMMCRELGYHTSYRLRIGTMWSIINPPGSSNRAHIHPGCLWSGVYYVQAPRNAGRIEFIDPRTQNLMTPAEYIPDAKRSRSCWTKVQYKPVAGRMLIFPSWLYHSVDPNRSKAKGKDADRIIVSFNLSQERRG; from the coding sequence GTGTCCGAAGACGCCCTCAAGGTGGCACAACATTTTCCGACGCTCATTTTCTCTCTGGATGTTCCGGACAGCGAGAACCTGAACGCCCACCTGCTCGAGGCGATCTACGCCGAACGGGAACGGGACAGAACAGGGGTGCGCAGGTCGATCTTCCCGGAGCTGGGGAGCTGGCACAGCCACGTCAAGCTGCACAAGGACGTCACGTTCGGGGGATTGGTTCAACACGTCGACGATGCCGCGGCCATGATGTGCCGCGAGCTGGGATACCACACGTCCTATCGACTGAGAATCGGCACCATGTGGTCGATCATCAATCCACCGGGCAGCTCGAACCGGGCCCATATCCATCCCGGCTGCCTCTGGAGCGGCGTCTACTACGTCCAGGCACCCAGGAACGCGGGTCGAATCGAGTTCATCGATCCGCGCACCCAGAACCTGATGACTCCCGCCGAATACATCCCCGACGCCAAGCGCTCGCGAAGCTGCTGGACCAAGGTCCAGTACAAGCCCGTGGCCGGCAGAATGCTGATCTTCCCCAGTTGGCTGTACCACAGCGTGGATCCGAATCGTTCCAAGGCCAAGGGCAAGGACGCCGATCGGATCATCGTGAGCTTCAACCTGTCTCAGGAAAGGCGCGGATAG
- a CDS encoding S8 family serine peptidase encodes MMSKKRPLDGEPAILRWMASVLISTLISLCLVLRAGMLSERIPFHLVPEARASVNGGPYAADDDDDDDDDDDDDDDDDGGDEGDERDENDEGDEGDENDENDEGDENDEGDEGDENDEGDEGDESNGDGGDEGDEGDENNEGDEGDEGDEGDEGDEGDENNNRADGATLIEKQQALQQAETAVEESNQALANAREALTTGEEAFRAAIVSFLRSSSTENGDEPGASWSDVLDTFRDQLFLRSEYERRVSELAEAKNVLEHATIVVEQLSNDLEAELDRFGIRDAIRECLTGTCSADDSLTTERFSIFQPRVLEMVGVHHAYAKGLTGTGVRIAIEDDIVNYTLPEFAGRVSFDGAVLTHPVPDADDPSSDARQCEGAGETERAALGCKVFSYDSEHDVLRIQTVQAAVNANGWPGDGERWFVRNDHYEEGSPDRWSEFPHAAGEDRHGTAVASVAAGRDFGIAPGATIIPVARRFASDGGAGENVSRGVLDRIAVMSSSEREEVDSTMAKAVMDDYAHYDIINRSFGIGVFDPAGIQKALEDETAWWGDRLRQILPRTWRAFMQTERHPDERTVVVYAAGNDSEEFSGLGANLPYHEPHVRGHQLSVMAVDQDGSHAAYTNFCGALPSDWDVERWGRHFCLAAPGTVNAAGNAGRGHVFHKIEGTSFAAPVVSGTIALLMEHFRGQLGNSAIVKRVVDTADNSGRYAQLEIYGAGLLDIEAALQPVGSTTTGTPSVSAAALRSAARVPSAIGNLGRRLASRGVEVAFLDSLGAPFWSSPVAYIRPMDDRVSPIPGFFGPDDEGGGQLHLGFSPGTIAGPADDRGVRLLLGANRFGLERSPSDGFRWGFLGDSASWQGSGVSGAFGRGVRSMTAWVGRNTRIELHDAWTLRTSATLALGQVFHEPGAMLAIDAHVLSAWDFGLERGERGRGPWSRIALSQPLRAESGDATFTYLAGLRDGVPAYDRAKLSLAPEGRELELAVTHEAPFGQGRGVIQVAHTLDTQHEPGASSWRIGVAYRLRW; translated from the coding sequence ATGATGTCGAAAAAGAGACCGCTCGACGGCGAACCAGCCATTCTGCGCTGGATGGCGTCGGTCCTGATCAGCACCCTGATCTCGCTGTGTCTGGTGCTGAGGGCCGGAATGTTGAGCGAGAGGATCCCGTTTCACCTCGTTCCAGAGGCTCGTGCCAGCGTGAATGGTGGTCCCTACGCCGCCGATGATGACGATGATGACGACGACGACGATGATGATGACGACGATGATGATGGCGGCGATGAGGGCGATGAACGCGACGAGAACGACGAAGGCGATGAAGGTGACGAGAACGACGAGAACGATGAAGGCGACGAGAACGATGAAGGTGACGAGGGCGATGAGAACGATGAGGGTGATGAGGGGGACGAGAGCAACGGCGACGGGGGCGATGAGGGTGATGAAGGAGACGAGAATAACGAGGGTGATGAGGGGGATGAGGGCGATGAAGGCGACGAGGGCGATGAGGGGGACGAGAACAACAACCGCGCCGACGGGGCCACTCTAATCGAAAAGCAACAGGCACTTCAGCAGGCGGAGACCGCGGTTGAAGAATCCAATCAAGCTCTGGCAAATGCGAGAGAGGCTCTGACGACCGGTGAGGAAGCTTTCAGGGCCGCAATCGTGTCCTTTCTCAGAAGCTCCTCCACCGAAAACGGCGACGAACCCGGCGCGAGCTGGTCCGATGTCCTTGACACCTTCAGGGATCAGCTTTTCCTGAGAAGCGAATATGAGCGCAGGGTCTCTGAACTGGCAGAGGCGAAGAACGTCCTTGAGCACGCGACGATCGTGGTCGAGCAATTGAGCAACGATCTGGAGGCTGAGTTGGATCGGTTCGGGATAAGGGATGCGATAAGGGAATGCCTGACTGGTACCTGCTCGGCCGACGATTCCCTGACGACTGAACGCTTCAGCATCTTTCAGCCCCGTGTGCTGGAAATGGTCGGCGTGCATCACGCGTATGCGAAGGGACTGACGGGAACCGGTGTGCGGATCGCCATCGAGGACGATATCGTGAATTACACGCTCCCCGAATTCGCGGGGCGAGTCTCCTTCGACGGTGCCGTGCTTACGCATCCCGTACCGGATGCAGACGACCCTTCCTCGGATGCAAGGCAGTGCGAGGGTGCCGGCGAGACGGAGCGCGCGGCGCTCGGTTGCAAGGTGTTTTCGTACGATTCCGAACACGACGTTCTCCGCATACAGACGGTACAGGCAGCCGTGAACGCCAATGGTTGGCCCGGGGACGGAGAGCGGTGGTTCGTAAGGAACGATCACTACGAGGAAGGCAGCCCCGATCGATGGTCGGAGTTTCCCCATGCCGCGGGCGAGGATCGTCATGGCACCGCCGTCGCCTCGGTTGCCGCGGGCCGCGACTTCGGTATTGCACCAGGCGCTACGATCATCCCTGTCGCGAGAAGGTTTGCATCCGACGGGGGCGCGGGGGAGAACGTCTCTCGCGGCGTTCTGGACAGAATCGCGGTGATGTCCTCTTCGGAACGCGAGGAGGTGGATTCCACGATGGCGAAGGCCGTCATGGACGACTACGCGCACTACGACATCATCAACCGCAGTTTCGGAATCGGCGTGTTCGATCCGGCCGGAATTCAGAAAGCCCTGGAGGACGAGACGGCGTGGTGGGGTGACCGCCTGCGCCAGATTCTACCCAGAACGTGGCGCGCCTTCATGCAAACGGAAAGGCACCCCGACGAGCGTACCGTCGTGGTCTACGCGGCGGGAAACGACAGCGAGGAGTTCTCGGGTTTGGGGGCGAACCTTCCCTACCACGAGCCGCACGTGCGGGGGCATCAGTTGTCCGTGATGGCGGTGGATCAAGACGGCAGCCATGCGGCCTACACCAATTTCTGCGGGGCGCTTCCCTCGGATTGGGACGTAGAGCGCTGGGGACGGCATTTCTGTCTGGCGGCGCCGGGGACGGTGAACGCGGCCGGCAATGCCGGCAGGGGACACGTCTTTCACAAGATCGAAGGGACGTCATTCGCGGCGCCCGTGGTAAGCGGTACGATTGCGCTGCTCATGGAGCATTTTCGGGGGCAGCTCGGAAACAGCGCAATCGTGAAGCGGGTTGTGGATACGGCCGACAATAGCGGGCGGTATGCTCAGCTCGAGATTTACGGCGCCGGGCTGCTCGACATCGAGGCGGCGTTGCAGCCCGTGGGGAGCACGACGACGGGTACCCCGTCGGTGAGTGCGGCCGCCCTGCGCTCCGCGGCCCGCGTGCCGTCCGCCATAGGGAACCTCGGCCGGCGACTGGCGTCTCGGGGCGTGGAAGTGGCGTTCCTCGATAGCCTTGGAGCACCGTTCTGGTCATCGCCCGTGGCATACATCCGGCCGATGGACGATCGGGTCTCGCCGATTCCCGGCTTTTTCGGGCCGGACGATGAAGGAGGCGGGCAACTGCATCTCGGGTTCTCTCCGGGAACAATCGCGGGGCCGGCGGATGACCGCGGCGTACGCCTGCTGTTGGGCGCAAACAGGTTCGGCCTGGAGCGGTCGCCGTCGGACGGATTCAGATGGGGCTTTCTTGGGGATTCGGCCTCTTGGCAGGGGAGCGGCGTTTCCGGCGCCTTCGGCCGTGGAGTCCGGTCGATGACGGCGTGGGTGGGACGAAACACCAGGATCGAACTGCATGATGCGTGGACCTTGAGAACCTCGGCGACACTGGCCTTGGGGCAAGTCTTCCACGAGCCCGGCGCCATGCTCGCCATCGACGCTCACGTGTTGTCGGCGTGGGATTTCGGTCTTGAGCGGGGAGAACGCGGTCGCGGCCCTTGGTCGCGGATCGCGTTGTCGCAGCCTCTTCGAGCCGAATCGGGCGACGCGACGTTCACTTATCTGGCAGGGCTGAGGGACGGCGTTCCCGCCTACGACAGGGCGAAGCTGTCACTGGCGCCCGAGGGCCGGGAGCTTGAGTTGGCCGTCACTCACGAGGCTCCGTTTGGTCAGGGGCGGGGTGTGATCCAGGTGGCGCATACTTTGGACACGCAACACGAACCCGGTGCGAGCAGTTGGCGCATCGGGGTGGCCTATCGGCTGCGCTGGTGA
- a CDS encoding RidA family protein, translating to MHMKSFEWLGRECVAVSCEGAAGAAGDAGVDGILDRIAEGIGRLGVSLDDTVRTRLWARDRESRNLGSQARSRRLSGKARSASSSYIAPAHIDSDASVALDFIAMRSGAGKELVEYDPPIVPLRYLDLEGRVFLSGVTTTTGNLPQQVSEICGRIGGSLEHAGTSWEQVVRVSFFLHQEEDPAALRQAFHEAARVPAESTECSFVEGYSALGKLIEIEVTAQR from the coding sequence ATGCACATGAAATCCTTCGAGTGGCTCGGCCGCGAATGCGTCGCGGTTTCCTGCGAGGGCGCCGCCGGCGCGGCCGGCGACGCGGGCGTGGACGGGATCCTCGACCGCATCGCGGAGGGCATCGGGAGGCTGGGTGTGTCCCTGGACGACACGGTGCGTACGCGCCTGTGGGCGCGGGACCGGGAGAGCCGCAACCTCGGGAGCCAAGCGCGTTCCCGGCGATTGAGCGGCAAGGCGCGCTCGGCCAGCTCCAGCTACATCGCGCCGGCGCACATCGATTCCGATGCCAGCGTGGCGCTGGACTTCATCGCCATGCGCTCCGGCGCCGGGAAGGAGCTCGTGGAATACGACCCGCCCATCGTGCCGCTGCGCTATCTCGATCTGGAGGGACGCGTCTTCCTCTCCGGTGTCACCACCACCACCGGCAACCTTCCTCAGCAGGTGAGCGAGATCTGCGGCCGCATCGGCGGCTCCCTGGAGCACGCCGGAACGTCATGGGAACAGGTGGTGCGGGTGTCGTTCTTCCTCCACCAGGAGGAAGACCCGGCGGCGCTACGGCAGGCGTTTCACGAGGCCGCGAGAGTGCCCGCCGAAAGTACGGAGTGCTCCTTCGTGGAGGGCTACTCGGCGTTGGGCAAGCTCATCGAGATCGAGGTTACGGCGCAGCGTTAG
- a CDS encoding CmcJ/NvfI family oxidoreductase, translating to MSRMETAEAPLDSVETILNYAVDTGVKPVTHTAVLNSTPVLRTGKHDPHRTVIHNGRAIADELSLEREGFVLVRHDTQVKDFYDEDELRSVYYPEIDALVKRESGASRVVIFDHTLRAQDDGIRAERKVREPNRSVHNDYTEWSAPKRVRDLLPEEEAERLLQGRFAIIQVWRPTRNPVRTNPLAIADARSLRAEELIASQRSYPGRIGETYQIKYSPDHRWFYFPAMARNEAIVFKVFDSDKDGRARFTAHTSFDDPTAPPDAPARESIEVRTLAFFDTPVS from the coding sequence ATGAGTCGGATGGAGACGGCAGAGGCCCCGCTGGATTCGGTCGAAACAATCCTCAACTACGCGGTGGACACGGGCGTCAAGCCCGTCACCCACACGGCCGTGCTCAACAGCACGCCGGTGCTGCGCACCGGGAAGCACGACCCGCATCGCACCGTCATCCACAACGGGCGCGCCATCGCGGACGAGCTGTCCCTGGAGCGCGAAGGGTTCGTCCTGGTGCGGCACGACACGCAAGTCAAGGACTTCTACGACGAAGACGAACTTCGGTCCGTCTATTACCCGGAGATCGACGCGCTGGTGAAACGCGAGAGCGGCGCATCACGGGTGGTCATCTTCGACCACACGCTCCGTGCCCAGGACGACGGCATCCGCGCGGAACGGAAGGTGCGAGAGCCCAACCGCTCCGTGCACAACGACTACACGGAGTGGTCGGCGCCCAAGCGCGTGCGCGACCTCCTGCCGGAGGAGGAGGCGGAGCGCCTGCTTCAGGGACGTTTCGCCATCATCCAGGTGTGGCGGCCCACCCGGAACCCGGTGCGCACCAATCCGCTGGCCATCGCCGACGCCCGCAGCCTGCGCGCCGAGGAGTTGATCGCGTCCCAGCGCAGCTACCCCGGGCGCATCGGCGAGACCTACCAGATCAAGTACAGCCCGGATCACCGCTGGTTCTACTTCCCGGCAATGGCCCGGAACGAGGCCATCGTCTTCAAGGTGTTCGACTCGGACAAGGACGGCCGCGCCCGCTTCACGGCCCACACCTCGTTCGACGACCCCACGGCCCCGCCGGATGCGCCGGCGCGCGAGAGCATCGAGGTGCGCACGCTGGCTTTCTTCGACACCCCGGTGTCGTGA